From the genome of Rhododendron vialii isolate Sample 1 chromosome 10a, ASM3025357v1:
AGCAATGAACGCTTTGGCCTGGGTTACGAGTTCAAGAagagtgatccagagaaaaggTGGCGCAACCGCGCCCGAGCTCAGGCAATCGGAAAGAAGCAGAAGGAAAAGGAAGCACCGTATCAAGGAGAACCCGAGCCTTTCATTGATCTCGagacaaaagtgaaataccctgggtttgaaatcttcgccaatgacacttgggaggatgatgaagaggtaactaagatggaagaattgtctgaagcactggattggcttgaagcctttggtttgggtagtctccaaTCTCTGTTCGAAGGTGAGGAACCAGAGGGTATGATAAAAGACGCGACTGTGCTCATGctgggaggagaagatgaattggaagacccttctaagctcattgtggacgccatgggcgcttatgaaaactgcactttcaTTCCATTTGTAACGCGCACTCACGACACTAGCACCGAGTCCGAGTCTGAGTCTTATACTGACTCTTCGTCTAGTAGtgagtcagagtttgtgcctatcggccctcctcgtcgtagcttttacttcgagtttgagtcaactACTGTATTCCCTCCCTCTGAggagcctatcaatgaaatgaacgacgcctttgcttacttgccggattttgaaataaattgtttggatcccgacgatgaaggaatagatttcgatggggacatccccaaggaaatccgttccctcattgagcgtgaaaatgaaaggcatgctcagcctctaaaagaagaaataatctcgaaaaacttgggtgatgaggagaaccctcgattggttcaggtcggttccgggctgtctccgAATGAGCTTCAAGAGCTCACCGATttactaaaagaatttaaagaagtctttgcttggtcccttgcagacatgcccggaatcgacccagaaatcgtcgagcacaggatccccctctatcccgatgcaaaacccgttAAACAAAAGTTGAAAAGAATGCAGCccgattgggtgttaaaaataaaagaggaactaaTGAAACAAATCGACGCTGGTTTTCTAATCgtaactgaataccccacttgggttgcaaacatcATGCTTGTCCCCAAAGAGGATGGAAGAATCAGAGTGTGTgtcgattttagagatctgaacaaagcaagccctaaagatgactttccattgccgcatatagacatactcgttgataacactgtagggcatgctttactatccttcatggacggtttctcggggtacaatcagattctcttggctTCGAAAGATAGGGAAAAGACTACATTCATCACCGAGTGGGGAACCTACTGTTAtcgggttatgccgtttgggttgaaaaatgccggtcctacgtatcagaggggtgctacgacactgctgcatgacatgatccataaggaagtcgaggtgtacatcgatgatatgatagtgaaggggaaggagcggaAAGATCACCTCCCAGCGATGAGAAAGTTCCTCGAGAGAATTCAGAAATACAGGATGCGccttaatccacagaagtgcacattcggagtcactgctgggaaaatgctcgggttcatgatcacaacccgagggattgaggtagacccttctaaaatcaaagccgttcttgagatggagccaccccaatcagagaaggaggtccagtgtttcttgggaaaaattcaattcatcagtcgattcatcgccaagttgaccttgacttgtgaaccattCTTTCGACTACTTAAGAAAGATGTAAAGTTCGAGTGgaacgagaagtgtcagaaagcttttgaagcggtgcgaacttatctccagaaccctccgatcctgatgccgcctacaccaggaaaacctttgatcctatacttgtccatcacgccctcatcaatggggtgcatgctggcacaagaaggagaagatggggttgaaagggcgatttactacttgagcaagaagatggtaggatgcgaggagcgatacacttcactggaaaagacatgttgggcgcttgtatgggccacaaagaagttgagacactacatgctcgcttactcggtgatactgatctctcggatggatcctctcaagtatctattcgagaagccatcacttaccggtaagctagcgcgttggttgctcttgttagCGGAATTCGAAATCAAGTACGTCACTCGCAAGTCAGTGAAAGGGAGAGCGGTGGCAGAGTTTTTGGCAGATCGTTCGATTGAAGGGCCAgagcacacagaatttcaattttcggatgaagatgtgatgtcgacggtcaatgaaacgtggatgttgtacttcgatggaaccgcaaatcagaaaggattcgggATTGGCATACTGCTGGTCTCGCCTGAGGGGTCGCATATTCCTTTCacattcaagttgaacttcgaagttacgaacaacgaagctgagtacgaagcatgtattgtgggaatggaagccgcattggagattggtgtcaagGTGCTAGAAGTCGTCGGAGATTCCAACTTGGTTGTATCGCAAGCAAacggagaatggaaggtcagagacgagaaaatgaagccgtatcatcagcagctcgatgaacttctcccgaattttcaaaaggtaaccttcacgcatgtaccgaggatgaagaaccgcttCGCAGACGCCCTGGCCACTTTggcatccatgctggaacttccaattggGGTGAAGCTGAGGCCTGTCATGATTGAGCAGAGGGGAAAACATGTGTACGACTATGTCATGAACATCGACGAACCGGACGATGGACTCCCTTGGTTCTATGATATTCGGAATTTCGTCGAAAAGGGGGAGttccctgtggattcaactaAGAAAGATTGGATCGCACTGCAACGACTCGcatctcaatacatcatctgtggaggacaatTGTACCGGCGATCTCCTTGCGGAGTTCACAAGTTGTGTGTTCACGGTGACGACATGAAAgcagtaatggaagaagttcacgaaGGAGTTTGTAGACCTCAaatgaatgggatgatgctggctaagaaggtgttaaggctaggctactattggtctaccatggagacagattgcatcgagtatgtacgccggtgccacaagtgccagactcatgccaaccttgtccatgtcccgccctcggagttacactcgatggcaacgccatggccattctccgcctggggcattgatgtcattggaAAGATCACGCCTGCAGCTTCTAACAGTCACAGGTTCATCTTGGTTGCagtcgattacttcactaaatgggtcgaagcagcttcgtacaaaactttgacgacggttcaagtggctcacttcatcaggcaaaacatcgtttatcggtatggggtccctcaagcattcgtatttgataacggtgttcatttcaagggaaaagttctggaactctttgagtAATTAAATATCCAAGTACATCATTCAACCACTTATCGGCCACAAACGAACGGGGCAatcgaagcagcaaacaagactattaagaTGATTCTGGAAAGGACTACtcagtcagcaagaaattggcacgaacagctaccactagctttgtggggataccggacgtctatccgtacaccgacaggggcaacaccctactctttggtgtacggtatggaagccgttctccctatcgagctagaagtgccatctttgagggtcatggcggaatgcggagtggacgaagctgaatggatcagcggAAGGTTCGAGGAACTCATGTTGTTTGAGGAAAGAAGGCTGCGCGGGCTataccacattcagggctatcagcgaagaatcgctcgggcattcaacaaaaaggtgaagtcaagggacctacaagaaggggacatggtagtcaaggaaatccgtgcgCCAATTTTCGACTTACGAGGGAAGTTCCGACAAAAATGGGCagggccctacatcatcaagaccatcctctcTGGAGGAGTAGCTTCAAtcgtcgacctcgatggcaatgaatttgcgaatcttgtcaatttggatcaactcaaacgttattatccctgagagagctcgcttggccgaaaaccacaaggacgggcggttccaggcaaaagctagagcaagcctgctaggttgaaaacccgagagggcggcctaggcaaaagttaaggcaaataatcaaagaaaagctcgctagaccgaaaacccgaaagggtggtactaggcaaaatttagagcgcaaaaggagagtgtcaatacctgagtgaacccgtagcctgaactacgtgcgggcctgattctcttttacgagggatacgtaggcaatctcatcccgagattcggtcctaattcctaaatatcaaaatccgatcccaaatcaagtccgaattgacaaatccaaaacgcttttcaaagccgcatgtgatcaaatgaaccgaaagggggaaacccttaatcagttgattttattcagattacttctttattacaagctgagcatgaaaatgaaaaagcacaaaatcaaagcacactttttatttcaaagtctagcaaagtaagcagtcaacccatccttgctttcacatctctccttagccatttgcgacaccttccggtcgaagcaatagaaaacaatgggtcacttggctcggtcctacgagtcccccacgaccgagtgtaactccgaaggcCTGGAATGTTGAagggagggagacgaagcactTCAGAACCCGGCTGCGGCACCTCCTGGCTAAGTCCAAGCTGACGGAGAACACGAAAGGGTGAGTAGAAGGAGAAGCCTGTCAAGTCAGCCACAAACACATGCGTCGAGCCCATGTTGCCAACGGTCATAGCaggaagcctcagccaatggcaccgccaagcaatgtcatcttcctccgcagaagcaaggaaatcagcccaATCATCTTCACTCCCATACATTACTTGAAAGGGACGACTCCATCCACTTGCACGATACCACCAATCATTGGCTGGGggtgtcaacagacttaatttgtcgcaaagccacatctgtcaaaaagagagaaaacaagtaaggagccagataaagcctgaaccgagtgtcgaggtaaaatgaatgagagaaatagaaaaaggagagctgagtgaggtccctAACCTGCAGCAACAGCGgactaccaccaaaaacccttgtgcgaCCAGCATGAACATCATCTAACCCCATCAAGGTTTCagcaagaaccaatggcgcaACATCCTTGCGAGCCTCAATCTGAGTAGCAACCCCCACTAGTGAGGAATTGGGCTGACCAACGGACAGAACCAACAAGAAGGCCGCCaggaggcaaatgcaacaagccatcatcctACGACCATGGTGCTCGAAATCCATCAAGTCTCTAGGTGGGCTGAACCTCTCGTACAATTGCACGATGTTAATGGCATTACCCCGAGTAAGAAACTCAGCGACGTTACCACTAACACCCAGCTTTGCCTTCAGAAtattcttcatgctctccctgatcataggaacaaccggctcagcagagtcatggcttccgagataagcatgaaactcctcgacggtggggcacagttcttgagaaccaaagcgaaagacgtgcacctctggatcccagaaGCACGTCGCCGCATGCAGCAAGACGGGACGAATTGCAACCTCTCGGAGATGTCTTAGGGCATAAAGCCGATGCCCTCGAAAGTTCAGCCAGTCGATGCCTTCAAGACTGTCCAGccaagggcgaagtaaggcttggtttagcatggtgatggaaagaatggatttttgaagggaaatgatgaaatgaagtgtgaatggcttaccaaaggagagcctagtatttatagaagcttaaagtgggcaacaccacttccccaccagc
Proteins encoded in this window:
- the LOC131302984 gene encoding uncharacterized protein LOC131302984, whose translation is MGLGLYEQGVSEFPHFPESNERFGLGYEFKKSDPEKRWRNRARAQILLASKDREKTTFITEWGTYCYRVQCFLGKIQFISRFIAKLTLTCEPFFRLLKKDVKFEWNEKCQKAFEAVRTYLQNPPILMPPTPGKPLILYLSITPSSMGCMLAQEGEDGVERAIYYLSKKMVGCEERYTSLEKTCWALVWATKKLRHYMLAYSVILISRMDPLKYLFEKPSLTGKLARWLLLLAEFEIKYVTRKSVKGRAVAEFLADRSIEGPEHTEFQFSDEDVMSTVNETWMLYFDGTANQKGFGIGILLVSPEGSHIPFTFKLNFEVTNNEAEYEACIVGMEAALEIGVKVLEVVGDSNLVVSQANGEWKVRDEKMKPYHQQLDELLPNFQKVTFTHVPRMKNRFADALATLASMLELPIGVKLRPVMIEQRGKHVYDYVMNIDEPDDGLPWFYDIRNFVEKGEFPVDSTKKDWIALQRLASQYIICGGQLYRRSPCGVHKLCVHGDDMKAVMEEVHEGGKVLELFE